A single genomic interval of Manduca sexta isolate Smith_Timp_Sample1 unplaced genomic scaffold, JHU_Msex_v1.0 HiC_scaffold_3955, whole genome shotgun sequence harbors:
- the LOC119193316 gene encoding uncharacterized protein LOC119193316 gives MDGFETNNDYEEPENYRRSRKHKRKRYGSSGGRLPLLEDSNEESEECTCSCNSCANIKPCCKDACNCNTQSQPNVVIMPYLYPLVVTQKVVTQTTSTTTTTTTTPKPIRVQETNIHLDNRRISRRRTKPVWLPKYGIVPLPDHLAERLMSKLREVKGLKAERRKR, from the coding sequence ATGGACGGATTTGAAACAAATAATGATTACGAAGAACCAGAGAATTACAGACGCTCTAGAAAACACAAGCGCAAACGTTACGGCAGCAGCGGCGGCAGATTACCTTTACTAGAAGACAGTAACGAGGAATCTGAGGAGTGCACGTGCTCCTGCAACAGTTGCGCGAACATCAAGCCTTGTTGCAAAGACGCTTGCAACTGCAACACTCAGAGCCAACCAAACGTTGTCATCATGCCGTATCTTTACCCGCTGGTTGTAACTCAAAAGGTTGTAACTCAAACTACAAGCACAACTACGACGACTACGACCACCCCGAAGCCAATTCGAGTACAAGAGACGAATATTCACTTAGACAATAGACGAATAAGCCGTAGACGGACCAAGCCTGTCTGGTTGCCAAAATATGGCATAGTCCCGCTACCAGATCATCTGGCTGAGAGATTGATGTCAAAGCTGCGCGAAGTAAAAGGGCTAAAAGCGGAGCGAAGAAAGAGATAA